One segment of Alistipes finegoldii DSM 17242 DNA contains the following:
- a CDS encoding glycosyltransferase family 2 protein, giving the protein MMERRISVISVNYNGYDLTCAMIDSLRRHVTTPLEIVIVDNGSTRDEAAPLRERYPDVKVLRSERNLGFAGGNNLGFAAATGDYLLLLNNDTEVTEDTLHYLRETLDNDRSIGAVCPKIRFFAPPQHIQFAGYTPLTRITLRNALIGFGEPDDGRYDTPHDTPYAHGAAMMVRRETLEKAGPMPEIYFLYYEELDWSVRIREQGRRIVYDPRCTVFHKESATTGQQSPLRSYCLTRNRLLFAWRNLRGGARLLSVAYQLCIAAPKNAVSALAHRRGDLAKAVCRGVRDFFTLKNKQA; this is encoded by the coding sequence ATGATGGAGAGGCGGATATCGGTCATATCGGTCAATTACAACGGCTACGACCTCACCTGCGCGATGATCGACTCGCTGCGGCGGCATGTCACGACTCCGCTGGAGATCGTGATCGTGGACAACGGCTCAACGCGCGACGAAGCGGCCCCGCTGCGGGAACGCTACCCCGACGTCAAGGTGCTGCGCAGCGAACGCAACTTAGGGTTCGCCGGCGGCAACAACCTCGGATTCGCGGCGGCGACGGGCGATTATCTGCTGCTGCTGAACAACGACACCGAAGTCACCGAGGACACCCTGCACTACCTCCGCGAAACCCTCGACAACGACCGCTCGATCGGCGCGGTCTGTCCGAAAATCCGGTTTTTCGCTCCTCCGCAGCATATTCAGTTCGCGGGCTACACGCCCCTGACGCGCATCACGCTGCGCAACGCCCTGATCGGCTTCGGGGAACCCGACGACGGGCGGTACGACACCCCGCACGACACGCCCTATGCGCACGGCGCGGCGATGATGGTCCGGCGCGAAACGCTCGAAAAAGCCGGACCGATGCCGGAGATCTACTTCCTCTATTACGAGGAGCTGGACTGGTCGGTACGCATCCGCGAACAGGGCCGGCGCATCGTCTACGATCCCCGCTGCACGGTATTCCACAAGGAGAGCGCGACCACGGGCCAACAAAGCCCCCTGCGGAGCTACTGCCTGACCCGCAACCGGCTGCTCTTCGCATGGCGCAACCTCCGGGGCGGCGCGCGGCTGCTTTCGGTCGCCTACCAGCTCTGCATAGCGGCGCCCAAAAACGCCGTCTCGGCGCTCGCGCACCGGCGCGGCGACCTCGCGAAAGCCGTATGCCGGGGCGTACGCGACTTCTTCACCCTGAAAAACAAGCAGGCATGA
- a CDS encoding response regulator produces MNKKQILIVDDKEQIAKILYAYLQADYDCHYVQNPLHAIKRLLAGHMPDLIISDIRMPEMRGDEFLEYLKHNELFKQIPVVMLSSEDSTSERIRLLEEGAEDYIVKPFNPQELKIRIKKILD; encoded by the coding sequence ATGAACAAGAAACAAATACTGATCGTAGACGACAAGGAGCAGATCGCCAAAATTCTTTACGCATACCTCCAAGCGGATTACGACTGCCATTACGTGCAGAATCCGCTGCACGCCATCAAACGGCTGCTCGCCGGCCACATGCCGGACCTGATCATCTCGGACATCCGCATGCCCGAAATGCGCGGCGACGAATTTCTGGAATACCTCAAACACAACGAATTGTTCAAGCAGATCCCGGTCGTGATGCTTTCGAGCGAGGACAGCACCTCGGAACGCATCCGCCTGCTGGAAGAGGGCGCGGAGGACTACATCGTCAAACCGTTCAACCCGCAGGAGCTCAAAATACGCATTAAAAAGATTCTCGATTGA
- a CDS encoding TolC family protein — MKRAVFTLWLLLAAVAATAQGNSPDFEFGYSDLQLSPDDYIGLQLPPLHQLLENARNTPQVEYYNKAVEIQERELKNVRRNWQHYFKINANYNYGSSDIYNQNYQDNSNQIWTTTTTGREQSWWNVGASFSLPIDEIFNRRNKIKQQKRRIEQVELDTERWLEEQRIKVIQQYTLAVQQLSVLRSAVEAMVTAQAQYRLSEADFINGKLDAQTLSRQKNIENVAIREYEEVRRSLNNALLTLEVLTRTPIISKPAPATAPQAPKTE, encoded by the coding sequence ATGAAAAGAGCGGTCTTCACACTATGGCTGCTGCTGGCTGCCGTCGCCGCGACGGCACAGGGCAACTCCCCCGACTTCGAATTCGGATACAGCGACCTGCAGCTTTCGCCTGACGACTACATCGGCCTGCAACTGCCGCCGCTGCACCAGCTGCTCGAAAACGCACGCAATACGCCGCAGGTGGAGTATTACAACAAAGCCGTCGAGATACAAGAGCGCGAACTGAAGAACGTGCGCCGCAACTGGCAGCACTACTTCAAGATCAACGCCAACTACAATTACGGCTCGTCGGACATCTACAACCAGAACTATCAGGACAACAGCAACCAGATCTGGACCACGACCACCACGGGCCGCGAGCAGAGCTGGTGGAACGTCGGAGCGTCGTTCTCGCTGCCGATCGACGAGATATTCAACCGCCGCAACAAGATCAAGCAGCAGAAACGGCGCATCGAACAGGTCGAGCTGGACACGGAACGCTGGCTCGAAGAGCAGCGCATCAAGGTCATCCAGCAATACACGCTGGCCGTCCAGCAGCTTTCGGTCCTGCGGAGCGCCGTCGAAGCCATGGTCACGGCGCAGGCGCAGTACCGCCTGAGCGAAGCCGACTTCATCAACGGCAAACTCGACGCCCAGACGCTGAGCCGCCAGAAAAACATCGAAAACGTGGCCATCCGCGAGTATGAAGAGGTCCGCCGGAGCCTGAACAACGCCCTGCTGACGCTCGAAGTGCTCACCCGAACGCCGATCATCAGCAAACCGGCGCCCGCAACCGCCCCCCAAGCCCCTAAAACCGAATAG
- a CDS encoding response regulator encodes MECNECVNSDDGRPRLLVAEDNPSNFKLVEVLLRRDYELVHAWDGRQAVDMFAEVHPDLVLMDINMPVMDGYDALRLIRERAPDIPVIALTAYAFETDRQRMFQAGFNECLAKPLRADELRSRIASLLSR; translated from the coding sequence ATGGAGTGTAACGAATGCGTAAATTCCGACGACGGCCGTCCCCGGTTACTCGTTGCCGAGGATAATCCGAGTAATTTCAAACTGGTAGAAGTGCTGCTGCGTCGTGATTACGAACTGGTGCATGCATGGGACGGCCGGCAGGCCGTCGATATGTTCGCCGAAGTACACCCCGATCTGGTATTGATGGATATCAACATGCCCGTCATGGACGGTTATGACGCGCTGCGGCTTATCCGCGAGCGTGCTCCCGACATTCCCGTCATCGCACTTACGGCCTATGCTTTCGAAACCGATCGTCAGCGTATGTTTCAGGCCGGATTCAACGAATGCCTTGCCAAGCCGCTGCGTGCGGACGAGCTTCGCAGCCGTATCGCTTCGCTGCTTTCGCGGTAA
- a CDS encoding sugar transferase → MKYPVIYIKGKGSHTARFSEMVEGRMYVVGDIGSAMRTLTSLRTDHAFILYEQRDPAADLSDIRLLNSWPGGGIVLITSRELTERERREYLRAGVNSAIAGDMPRKDFLRTLQFMGDYAFTHKPAAQNSPEVQIFRMPLWKRAFDIAASLSAILLLSPLLIVVAAAIKLDSPGPVVYKSKRVGSNYRIFDFLKFRSMRTDADRRLKELGELNQYAAQPQEADSGKMVLGEEEMRRLLEDTQNGMLYADDFVIAEETHHHKVETEQENAFVKIENDPRITRLGRFLRKYSIDELPQLFNILRGDMSVVGNRPLPLYEAERLTSDEYIERFMCPSGLTGLWQVEKRGQAGKLSPEQRKQLDIEYARKMSPWFDLKIILRTLTAFIQKENV, encoded by the coding sequence TTGAAATACCCCGTCATCTACATCAAAGGCAAAGGCAGCCACACGGCCCGCTTCTCGGAAATGGTCGAAGGCAGGATGTACGTCGTGGGGGACATCGGCTCGGCGATGCGCACGCTGACGTCGCTCAGGACGGATCATGCGTTCATCCTCTACGAACAGCGCGACCCGGCCGCCGACCTCTCCGATATCCGGCTCCTCAATTCGTGGCCGGGCGGGGGCATCGTGCTCATCACCTCGCGGGAACTGACCGAAAGGGAACGCCGCGAATACCTGCGCGCAGGGGTGAACAGCGCCATTGCGGGAGACATGCCGCGGAAGGATTTCCTGCGCACGCTGCAATTCATGGGCGACTACGCCTTCACGCACAAACCCGCAGCGCAAAACAGCCCCGAAGTGCAGATTTTCCGCATGCCGCTCTGGAAACGGGCCTTCGACATCGCGGCATCGCTCTCGGCGATCCTCCTGCTCTCGCCGCTGCTGATCGTCGTGGCGGCAGCCATCAAACTCGACAGCCCCGGACCGGTGGTCTACAAATCGAAGCGCGTCGGCAGCAACTACCGGATTTTCGACTTCCTGAAATTCCGCTCGATGCGCACCGACGCCGACCGGCGGCTCAAAGAGCTGGGCGAACTGAACCAGTACGCCGCCCAGCCGCAGGAGGCCGATTCGGGGAAAATGGTCCTCGGCGAAGAAGAGATGCGCAGACTGCTGGAAGACACCCAAAACGGGATGCTGTATGCGGACGACTTCGTGATCGCCGAAGAGACCCACCACCACAAGGTCGAGACCGAGCAGGAAAACGCCTTCGTGAAGATCGAGAACGATCCCCGCATCACCCGTCTGGGCCGCTTCCTGCGCAAATACAGCATCGACGAGCTGCCGCAGCTCTTCAACATCCTGCGGGGCGACATGTCGGTGGTGGGCAACCGCCCGCTGCCGCTCTACGAAGCCGAACGCCTCACGAGCGACGAATATATCGAACGTTTCATGTGCCCCTCTGGCCTCACGGGCCTGTGGCAGGTCGAGAAACGCGGACAGGCGGGCAAGCTCTCGCCCGAACAGCGCAAGCAGCTCGACATCGAGTACGCCCGCAAAATGTCGCCGTGGTTCGACCTGAAGATAATTCTGCGCACACTCACGGCGTTCATACAGAAAGAAAACGTATAA
- a CDS encoding glycosyltransferase produces the protein MTTLLNIADWIFIFVLGLPVLYLFVFALFSTRKSMDDYPQAKRRRKFVTLIPAYKSDAVIVRTAQAALRQEYPAQLHEVVVIADRLKPQTLAELRTLPIRVLEVSFENSSKAKALNFAVEELGPEAAEAVTILDADNLAGEDFIARLNDVFDSGVQAVQAHRTAKNRDTDTAVLDAASEEINNAIFRRGHVALGLSSALIGSGMAFEYKWFRDNIARCTTSGEDKELEALLLRQGIYIDYIDGLRVLDEKVQGEGAYYNQRRRWIAAQFYALGSAVRQLPGAIAAGNLDYCDKLLQWCLPPRILLMGLVPLWTAAMTVFDPLGSIKWWIVLLLLLFALALALPDEQTDRQLGRALRRMPVLFLLTAANLFRLRGTKDKFIHTEHTGAGGNAPGANTPTEP, from the coding sequence ATGACGACTCTTCTGAACATAGCCGACTGGATTTTCATCTTCGTACTGGGACTTCCGGTGCTCTATCTTTTCGTCTTCGCGCTCTTCTCGACGCGCAAAAGCATGGACGACTATCCGCAGGCCAAACGCCGGCGGAAGTTCGTGACGCTGATTCCCGCCTACAAAAGCGATGCGGTGATCGTCCGCACGGCGCAGGCGGCCCTGCGGCAGGAGTATCCCGCACAGCTGCACGAGGTGGTCGTGATCGCCGACCGGCTGAAACCCCAAACGCTGGCCGAACTGCGCACGCTGCCGATCCGCGTGCTGGAGGTCTCCTTCGAAAACAGCTCCAAGGCCAAGGCGCTGAATTTCGCGGTCGAAGAGCTGGGACCCGAAGCCGCCGAAGCCGTCACGATCCTCGACGCCGACAATCTGGCCGGCGAAGATTTCATCGCCCGGCTCAACGACGTCTTCGACAGCGGCGTGCAAGCCGTACAGGCCCACCGCACGGCCAAGAACCGCGACACCGACACCGCCGTGCTGGATGCGGCGAGCGAAGAGATCAACAACGCCATATTCCGCCGCGGACACGTGGCGCTGGGACTCTCCTCGGCGCTCATCGGTTCGGGCATGGCCTTCGAATACAAGTGGTTCCGCGACAACATCGCCCGCTGCACCACGTCGGGCGAAGACAAGGAACTCGAAGCGCTGCTGCTCAGGCAGGGCATCTACATCGACTACATCGACGGCCTGCGCGTGCTGGACGAGAAGGTGCAGGGCGAAGGCGCCTACTACAACCAGCGGCGCAGATGGATCGCCGCGCAGTTCTACGCGCTGGGGTCGGCCGTCCGGCAGCTGCCGGGCGCAATCGCCGCGGGCAACCTCGACTACTGCGACAAACTCCTGCAATGGTGCCTGCCGCCGCGCATCCTGCTGATGGGGCTGGTGCCGCTTTGGACGGCCGCGATGACCGTATTCGATCCCCTCGGCTCGATAAAATGGTGGATCGTACTGCTCCTGCTGCTCTTCGCGCTGGCGCTGGCGCTCCCCGACGAGCAGACCGACCGGCAGCTGGGCCGCGCCTTGCGCCGCATGCCCGTACTGTTCCTGCTGACCGCAGCCAACCTTTTCCGCCTGCGGGGCACCAAAGACAAATTCATCCACACCGAACACACCGGGGCCGGCGGCAACGCTCCCGGTGCCAACACCCCGACCGAACCATGA
- a CDS encoding sensor histidine kinase, which translates to MTGNQVIKHWTLLLLSCCILLPSLLRAEEARGRESILIISSYNPDTRRMSSFITEFERQVVASGVPCDIYVETLECKSINDAPLWISQTDNLITRYESKGGLRAIVLLGQEAWASFVSLGRIPKEVMCFSCFVSSNGIVFPPPSDSADVWMPRSINYMNMVDSLHNVGGLLNKYDIRRNIELIRTLYPEVENLAFISDNTYGGISLQALVREEMENYPDLNLVLVDSRDGDEASHAAYASLSPRSAVMLGTWRVGSDGEYLMQRSLNDLVQLNPRLPVFSVTRTGIGDVAVGGFVPNYENGANVIAAQIKEYYKTGSLGGVHFHLSDGEYVFDSRKLKELKIAEYALPKGSVIEDTVAAKLSKYSHYIELLVGGIVLLVLLLIFVAFLFLRTRRLKRTLEEREGQLVIAREKAEESDMLKSAFLANMSHEIRTPLNAIVGFSSLMQGEELSQEERAEYCAIVVNNSEMLLTLLNDILDISSLECGKIRFNYSAEEIVQICQHILMTTAHTCQPGVEGRLECAVDSYMLTTDVHRLSQILINLLTNAAKFTSEGSIVLGVEICPEQNEVLFSVTDTGPGIPLDKQEMIFNRFEKLDGNKKKGTGLGLAICRQIAMIFGGRIWVDPTYTGGARFIFAHPIGLRLPEDREHREGGEPSGDVKDPPCSR; encoded by the coding sequence ATGACCGGTAATCAAGTGATAAAACACTGGACGCTGCTGCTCCTGAGTTGCTGCATTCTGCTGCCCTCGCTGCTTCGGGCCGAGGAGGCCCGCGGACGGGAGAGCATTCTGATCATTTCGTCCTACAATCCCGACACGCGCCGCATGTCGAGTTTCATCACGGAATTCGAGCGTCAGGTCGTGGCGTCGGGCGTGCCGTGCGATATTTACGTCGAGACGCTCGAATGCAAGAGCATCAACGACGCGCCCCTCTGGATTTCGCAGACCGACAACCTGATAACCCGTTATGAATCCAAAGGGGGCCTGCGGGCCATCGTGCTGCTGGGGCAGGAGGCGTGGGCGTCGTTCGTCTCGCTGGGACGCATTCCCAAGGAGGTGATGTGCTTCAGCTGCTTTGTCAGTTCGAACGGCATCGTGTTTCCGCCGCCGTCCGACAGCGCCGATGTCTGGATGCCCCGGTCGATCAACTACATGAATATGGTGGACAGCCTGCACAATGTGGGCGGCCTGCTCAACAAATACGACATCCGCCGCAACATCGAGCTGATCCGCACGCTCTATCCTGAGGTGGAGAACCTCGCGTTTATCTCGGACAACACCTACGGCGGCATCTCGCTGCAGGCGCTCGTGCGTGAGGAGATGGAGAATTATCCCGACCTGAATCTTGTGCTGGTGGACAGCCGCGACGGCGACGAGGCTTCGCATGCGGCCTATGCGTCGCTTTCTCCCCGGTCGGCCGTGATGCTGGGCACGTGGCGCGTGGGCAGCGACGGCGAATACCTCATGCAGCGTTCGCTCAACGATCTGGTGCAGCTCAACCCCCGTCTTCCGGTCTTCTCGGTCACCCGCACGGGCATCGGCGACGTGGCTGTGGGCGGCTTCGTGCCCAACTACGAGAACGGGGCCAACGTCATCGCCGCCCAGATCAAGGAGTACTATAAGACCGGCAGCTTGGGCGGTGTGCACTTCCACCTCTCGGACGGCGAATATGTCTTCGACTCGCGCAAGCTCAAGGAGCTGAAGATCGCCGAATACGCCTTGCCGAAGGGCAGCGTTATCGAGGATACGGTGGCTGCCAAACTCTCGAAATATTCGCACTATATCGAGTTGCTCGTGGGCGGAATCGTACTGTTGGTGCTGCTGCTGATCTTCGTGGCGTTCCTGTTCCTGCGTACGCGGCGTCTCAAGCGCACGCTCGAAGAGCGCGAAGGCCAGCTGGTGATCGCCCGCGAGAAAGCCGAGGAGTCCGATATGCTCAAATCGGCCTTTCTGGCCAATATGAGCCATGAGATACGTACTCCGCTGAACGCCATCGTCGGCTTCTCGTCGCTCATGCAGGGCGAGGAACTCTCGCAGGAGGAGCGCGCCGAATACTGCGCCATCGTGGTCAACAATTCCGAAATGCTGTTGACGCTGCTGAACGACATCCTCGATATCTCGTCGCTCGAATGCGGCAAGATCAGGTTCAACTACTCTGCGGAGGAGATCGTGCAGATTTGTCAGCATATCCTCATGACCACGGCCCATACCTGTCAGCCGGGGGTCGAGGGGCGTCTCGAATGCGCCGTCGATTCGTACATGCTCACTACCGACGTCCACCGCCTGTCGCAGATACTTATCAACCTGCTGACCAATGCGGCCAAGTTCACCTCCGAAGGCAGCATCGTACTCGGGGTGGAGATCTGTCCCGAACAAAACGAGGTGCTCTTCTCGGTGACCGACACCGGTCCCGGCATTCCGCTCGACAAGCAGGAGATGATCTTCAACCGCTTCGAGAAACTCGACGGCAACAAGAAGAAGGGTACCGGACTGGGACTGGCCATCTGCCGTCAGATCGCCATGATCTTCGGCGGCCGCATCTGGGTCGATCCGACCTATACGGGCGGCGCCCGCTTTATCTTCGCCCATCCCATCGGACTCCGGCTCCCAGAGGATCGGGAGCACCGTGAGGGGGGGGAGCCTTCGGGAGACGTCAAAGACCCTCCGTGTAGCCGATGA
- a CDS encoding GumC family protein, producing the protein MNYIAYTARFLYRIKWWLILAPTVVALAVFFKMGAQPRNYKSMTTVYTGIVSGYDITTTEGTRQDWNIINNAMDNLINIILSQSTLKNVSMRLYAQGLTHLDPDNDNQYLTARTSRYLLNRTPKEVMDLVDRTSEEKTLENLRRFEEADHDNHVYGMFHWNPPYYSYQALSQIKVKRVTSSDMLEISYENDDPYIVYNTLVILNDEFVRQYRDLRFGETNNVIAYFESELARVGKNLRELEDSLRDYNVEHKVINYDEQTKHIAALSRDYELRYEEILLNFESAEKLRKSIEEQLEGLQTFHNNAQFIEKLHTIGSLYSRISAAEAFQPAPTESGETLSDRPSIAASRSNTGDLRRKLAEETRNLQEITTNIASRQYTKEGLSTNSIVAEWLAAVLLAEKSRAELAVMKLRKTELDDKYTHFSPVGSTLKRKGREINFSEQSYLSILTALNTARLRQKNLQMTSATLKIINPPVLPINAEPNKRRLVVAAAFLATFLFVLGFFILLELLDRTLRDKVRAERITGGRVIGAFPGKGRFGQRRYAKQYREIAARYIGNAAINYFEPSRRPNILNILSTEAGDGKSTISEQVAAYLREADMKVRVISWNKDFDVEQKSYLLAGKLEDFVQDRPGDLPLCEADVVLVEYPPFSDKSVPKELLRNAALNIVIAPANRTWKDTDQLLFEKTEKLAGRTPVTLCLNCARRDVVQSFTGLMPPYTRMRRLGYQISQFGFTAVK; encoded by the coding sequence ATGAATTACATCGCTTATACCGCCCGGTTTCTCTACCGCATCAAGTGGTGGCTGATCCTCGCTCCGACAGTCGTAGCGCTGGCCGTCTTCTTCAAAATGGGCGCCCAGCCCCGCAACTACAAATCCATGACGACCGTCTACACGGGCATCGTTTCGGGCTACGACATCACCACCACCGAAGGCACGCGTCAGGACTGGAACATCATCAACAACGCGATGGACAACCTGATCAACATCATCCTGTCGCAGAGCACGCTCAAGAACGTCTCGATGCGCCTTTACGCGCAGGGACTCACGCACCTCGATCCGGACAACGACAACCAGTACCTGACGGCCCGCACCTCCCGGTACCTGCTGAACCGGACCCCCAAGGAGGTCATGGACCTCGTGGACCGCACCTCCGAGGAGAAGACGCTCGAAAACCTGCGCAGATTTGAGGAGGCCGACCACGACAACCACGTATACGGCATGTTCCACTGGAACCCGCCCTACTACAGCTATCAGGCGCTGAGCCAGATCAAGGTCAAGCGCGTCACCAGCAGCGACATGCTCGAAATCAGCTACGAGAACGACGACCCGTACATCGTCTACAACACGCTGGTGATCCTCAACGACGAATTCGTCAGGCAGTACCGGGACCTGCGCTTCGGCGAGACGAACAACGTGATCGCCTACTTCGAGTCCGAACTGGCCCGCGTGGGCAAGAACCTGCGAGAGCTGGAGGATTCGCTGCGCGACTACAACGTCGAGCACAAGGTGATCAACTACGACGAGCAGACCAAGCATATCGCCGCCCTGTCGCGCGACTACGAACTGCGCTACGAGGAGATCCTGCTCAACTTCGAGAGCGCCGAGAAACTGCGCAAGTCGATCGAAGAGCAACTCGAAGGGTTGCAGACCTTCCACAACAATGCGCAGTTCATCGAGAAGCTCCATACGATCGGCAGTCTCTACTCGCGCATTTCGGCGGCCGAAGCTTTCCAGCCGGCGCCCACCGAGAGCGGCGAGACGCTCTCCGACCGTCCGAGCATAGCGGCCAGTCGCAGCAATACGGGCGACCTGCGCAGGAAACTGGCCGAGGAGACCCGCAACCTGCAGGAGATAACGACCAACATCGCCAGCCGGCAGTACACCAAAGAGGGGCTTTCGACCAACTCGATCGTGGCGGAGTGGCTCGCCGCCGTACTGCTCGCCGAGAAATCGCGGGCCGAGCTGGCGGTCATGAAACTGCGCAAGACCGAACTCGACGACAAGTACACCCACTTCTCGCCCGTGGGTTCGACGCTTAAGCGCAAAGGCCGCGAGATCAACTTCTCGGAGCAGTCGTACCTCTCGATCCTCACGGCCCTCAACACGGCCCGCCTGCGCCAGAAAAACCTGCAGATGACCTCGGCGACGCTCAAGATCATCAACCCGCCGGTGCTCCCGATCAACGCCGAGCCGAACAAGCGCAGGCTTGTCGTGGCCGCGGCGTTCCTCGCCACGTTCCTCTTCGTGCTGGGATTCTTCATCCTGCTGGAACTGCTCGACCGCACGCTGCGCGACAAGGTCCGCGCCGAGCGCATCACCGGCGGCAGGGTCATCGGAGCTTTCCCCGGCAAAGGACGCTTCGGACAGCGGCGCTACGCCAAGCAGTACCGCGAAATCGCGGCGCGCTATATCGGCAACGCGGCGATCAACTATTTCGAGCCGTCGCGCCGGCCCAACATACTCAACATACTGAGCACCGAGGCCGGCGACGGCAAGAGCACGATTTCGGAACAGGTGGCCGCCTATCTGCGCGAAGCCGACATGAAAGTCCGCGTGATCTCATGGAACAAGGACTTCGACGTCGAGCAGAAATCCTACCTGCTCGCCGGAAAACTCGAAGATTTCGTGCAGGACAGACCGGGCGACCTTCCGCTCTGCGAAGCCGACGTCGTGCTGGTGGAATACCCGCCCTTCTCCGACAAGTCGGTACCCAAGGAGCTGCTGCGGAACGCCGCGCTGAACATCGTCATCGCCCCGGCCAACCGCACGTGGAAGGATACGGACCAGCTGCTTTTCGAGAAAACCGAGAAACTCGCGGGCCGCACGCCCGTGACCCTCTGTCTCAACTGCGCGCGCCGCGACGTGGTGCAGTCCTTCACGGGGCTGATGCCGCCCTACACCCGCATGCGCAGACTGGGCTACCAGATCAGCCAGTTCGGATTCACGGCCGTCAAATAA
- a CDS encoding O-antigen ligase family protein: MERYGSITTPVSIPRFIIGGMLVGGVAVVAMAFLNYGLLAGTVVAAIPAALCILWVTLRNPALAMLGLFVINYFIMGLTRYAHDLPFGMILDALIFYNILIISLQAMMHRIEWKRASSGLTVVAAIWVAYCVLEVVNPESVSVSGWFSSVRSVAFYFFFIVVLTQLTMNEYKYLKYMLVIWSVLTLIAVGKACIQKFFGFNAAENYWLFVLGGRSTHIIHSGVRYFSFFSDAANFGGSMGLSMVVFSISALYYRNPWMKIYLLLVAAAACYGMLISGTRSALAVPFVGYTAFIMMSRNIKVIVMGVLLVIAAFVFLKFTSIGQGNALVRRARSAFNSEDPSFKVRLENQAKLREIMADKPFGAGLGHGGGKAKTFTPTAPLSQIPTDSWFVMIWVETGVVGILLHIGILLYILARGAYLVVFKLRNTQLRGFTAALTAGISGIVVMAYANEILGQIPTGAILYMSMGFIFLAPRFDRELSRKEILDKATAAQQPPLRENYE, translated from the coding sequence ATGGAACGCTACGGCAGCATAACCACACCCGTCAGCATCCCCCGGTTCATCATCGGGGGCATGCTCGTCGGCGGCGTGGCCGTGGTCGCCATGGCTTTCCTGAACTACGGACTGCTCGCCGGGACCGTCGTCGCCGCCATTCCCGCCGCACTCTGCATCCTGTGGGTCACGCTGCGCAATCCTGCGCTGGCGATGCTCGGACTGTTCGTGATCAATTACTTCATCATGGGGCTGACCCGTTACGCCCACGACCTGCCGTTCGGCATGATCCTCGATGCGCTGATATTCTACAACATCCTGATAATAAGCCTGCAGGCCATGATGCACCGCATCGAATGGAAACGCGCCAGCTCCGGGCTGACCGTCGTCGCGGCGATCTGGGTGGCGTACTGCGTGCTCGAAGTGGTCAACCCCGAATCGGTTTCGGTTTCGGGATGGTTCTCGTCCGTGAGGTCCGTGGCGTTCTACTTCTTCTTCATCGTGGTGCTCACCCAGCTCACGATGAACGAATACAAGTACCTGAAATACATGCTCGTCATCTGGTCCGTCCTGACGCTGATCGCCGTGGGCAAAGCCTGCATCCAGAAGTTCTTCGGCTTCAACGCCGCCGAAAACTACTGGCTGTTCGTTCTCGGCGGACGCTCGACGCACATCATCCACAGCGGGGTCCGGTATTTCTCGTTCTTCAGCGACGCCGCCAACTTCGGCGGCTCGATGGGACTTTCGATGGTCGTCTTTTCGATCTCGGCGCTCTATTACCGCAATCCGTGGATGAAGATATACCTGCTGCTGGTCGCCGCCGCGGCCTGCTACGGCATGCTGATTTCGGGCACGCGCAGCGCGCTGGCCGTGCCGTTCGTCGGCTACACGGCCTTCATCATGATGTCGCGCAACATCAAAGTCATCGTCATGGGCGTCCTGCTGGTCATCGCGGCGTTCGTCTTCCTGAAGTTCACCTCGATCGGGCAGGGCAACGCCTTGGTCCGGCGTGCGCGCAGCGCCTTCAACTCGGAAGATCCGTCTTTCAAGGTCCGTCTTGAAAATCAGGCCAAACTGCGCGAAATAATGGCGGACAAACCCTTCGGCGCAGGCTTGGGGCACGGCGGCGGCAAAGCCAAGACTTTCACCCCGACCGCGCCGCTGTCACAGATTCCGACCGACTCGTGGTTCGTGATGATCTGGGTCGAAACGGGCGTCGTGGGCATCCTGCTGCACATCGGCATCCTGCTCTACATACTGGCGCGGGGCGCCTATCTGGTGGTCTTCAAGCTGCGGAACACGCAGCTCAGGGGATTCACGGCGGCGCTCACGGCCGGAATTTCCGGCATCGTCGTCATGGCCTACGCCAACGAGATTCTGGGACAGATACCCACGGGCGCCATCCTCTACATGAGCATGGGCTTCATCTTCCTCGCGCCGCGCTTCGACCGCGAGCTATCGCGCAAGGAGATTCTCGACAAGGCGACCGCGGCACAACAGCCCCCTCTGCGGGAAAATTACGAATGA